Proteins encoded in a region of the Pieris napi chromosome 5, ilPieNapi1.2, whole genome shotgun sequence genome:
- the LOC125049368 gene encoding myb/SANT-like DNA-binding domain-containing protein 3, with protein MDKKKQKPYSEYERQLLVQLIQSKIGILENRKMDAVSQKKKHEAWEELAIEFNNSNVSHTAYSKQLKKMWQNMKAKARDAKTLEAQRKRTGGGPAPPEMGPMDTQVIAVIPHIMPSIDVPIDCDTLTTVEAGTGYDNDGESWSPKRARVSSIEATLESENQPGTSQDWTDEAGSTETSVEVTTKSEPSQLSPTRSAIRKNKPSFEDIKKKLLWQELDNNKKKFEIEVEHMKLKNQLEIEFLRQKYKLELENLQFKKESENK; from the exons atggataaaaagaAACAGAAGCCTTACTCGGAATATGAGAGGCAACTGCTTGTACAGTTGATTCAGTCAAAGATTGGCATTCTAGAGAACAGGAAGATGGACGCCGTTTcccaaaaaaagaaacacgaGGCTTGGGAAGAATTAGCAATAGAATTTAATAACTCTAACGTGTCACATACT GCTTAttctaaacaattaaaaaagatgTGGCAAAATATGAAGGCAAAAGCTAGGGATGCCAAAACCCTTGAAGCCCAAAGGAAGAGGACAGGAGGAGGACCAGCACCGCCTGAAATGGGGCCAATGGACACTCAAGTGATTGCAGTCATTCCACATATAATGCCGTCAATAGATGTACCAATAGACTGTGACACATTAACTACAGTAGAAG CTGGTACTGGTTATGACAATGACGGTGAAAGCTGGAGTCCAAAGAGAGCAAGAGTGTCCAGTATAGAGGCAACACTTGAATCTGAAAATCAGCCGGGAACAAGCCAGGACTGGACTGATGAAGCTGGGTCGACGGAAACCAGTGTTGAGGTCACCACTAAAAGTGAACCCTCTCAGCTATCACCTACACGATCAGCGATCAGAAAAAATAAACCTTCATttgaagatattaaaaaaaaattgctgtgGCAAGAGTTggacaacaacaaaaaaaaatttgagataGAAGTGGAACACATGAAACTAAAAAATCAGttagaaatagaatttcttcgacaaaaatataaattagaacTAGAAAATTTACAGTTTAAAAAGgaatctgaaaataaatga